Part of the Streptomyces sp. NBC_01353 genome, GCCGGGACGAGGCCTCGGTGTCAGCCGGAACAGGCCATGGTCGTGACGCGCACGTAGTCCACGTGTCGACGCATCACGAGCAGGCTCACGGCTTCAGAAGAACACAACTCCGGTGCGGTGCGCCAGTATCCCCGCATCGCGACGACGGTGTGCGGGCTCCGGCGTGCGCAGCTGCGGACCCTCGAAGGCGCGGTGCCGCGCGCCGGCGTCGCGCGGTCGAAGACGACCTCTGACCGGTGCTGCGCCGGGTCGGCATGGCGACATCGGCAGAGCGGTGGCGTCAGCGATGACGGGCGAGTTTGACCGCGGAGACGAGCAGGAGCAGGGCCAGGGCCGGGATGAGCACGAGATCAGGAATCGCCGCGAGGAGCACCCCGCCCAGCAGGGCGCCGGCGACGGAGCCCAGTCTACGATGCCGAGCGTGTCGCCCGCCGCGACCGTCAGGGACGCCCCGTCTACGCCCGGGCGCGCCCCCCCCGCCGGAACCCCTTTCGTACGTCTACGGCTTCGAGGAGCACGTCGTCCCGGGGAGGCCCCCGCCCGGCGGGCGCGCCGCCACGACGGAGGCCCGCGAGGTCTCCAGGCGCGGCACCGAGGCGAACCGGCGGGTGTACGGGTGCCGTGGCGCCCCCAGGACCCGCTCGACGGGCCCCTGCTCGACTACGGCGCCTTCCCGCATCACCAGGACCAGGTCCACGCTCCCCGCGACGACCCCCAGATCGGGCGAGACCAGCACCAGACCCGTGAGGTCTCGGCCCCCGCGCCGTGCAGCAGGTCGAGGATCTGGGCCTGGACGGTGACGTCCAGGGCGGTCGTCGGCTCGTCCACCACGATCAGCCGCGGTTCGCACACCGTCGCCGGCCGCAACGGCCTGCGCTTCGCTGCCAACTACCACGTCAGCCCGGCGACCGTACTGGAGGCGGCCGAGGGCTACCGCGCCGCATTCCAGCCCTCCGACGACCTGGAGAAGCCGTACGTCAGTGTCTCCACCGACGTCGTCGTCGCCGAGGACGACGCGACCGCACGGGAACTGGCCACCGGCTACGGTCTGTGGGTTCGCAGCATCCGTTCCGGCGAGGGCGCCATCCCCTTCCCGACCCCGGACGAGGCCCTGGACCACGCCTGGACGGAGGAGGACCTGACGCTGGTCGCCGACCGCGTCGACACCCAGTTCGTCGGCTCCCCGCAGCGCGTCGCCGACCGGCTCGTGCAATTGCAGGAGGCCACCGGCGCGGACGAACTGATCATCACCACCATCACCCACCACCACGCCGACCGCGTGCGCTCCTACCGACTCCTCGCGGAGGAGTGGCAAAGCCGATGAGCCGATCGCGGTCCGGTCCCTGATGCCGTGCGCCGGCCACGCCCCGCCGCCTTGCGCCAGCCGCGCACCGTCAGTCCGTCGACGGCCTTCCCTCGATTTCGATCCGGTACCGCGACCTATGCTGAGGGTTGTCCTAACGGAGGTTGGCGGACACCAATAAGGACAATGCCAACCGTCAGGTGCGGCTGTCGTTCCTGGGTTAGTTGCGGTATCGCGGGACTGTAGGCGTGATCTCCGGCCGTACCGAAGTGTCGGCCGCCGGGTCCGGCTGGAAGTCGCCGAGGATCGGATCGGGGCGGGTGGCCGCGTGGGGTCCGGGGTTGGCGGCGCGGGGGTGTCGTCTGCGGTGCGGAGCGGCCCGGTGGCTCGAGGATCAGCTGTTGGCCGCCGCCTCGGTGTCGGACGGCAGGCGCTGCGGCGTTCGGCTGACGGTCAGGCCGGCCGCTGTCCCGGCGCGGGCGAAGACAAGCGCGTCCAGGACGGCCGCCGCGTGCGGATCATTATTGAAGTACGCGTAGACCTCGTGGTCATCGGGCCAGGTGGCCGCGATCCGCCGTACCCACGTCTGCAGGGACTGCCGGCCGTAGTGCGGCCAGAGCCGGGCGCGCCCGACGTGGAAGCGGACGTAGCCCCATTCCGCGGTCCGCCACAACGGTGTGACGGGCCGTGCCTGAACATCCGCCCAGCACAACGCGGCGCCGCGGCGTTCGAGGACGGACCGGACCGCGGGGGTCCACCACGAGTCGTGGCGCGGCTCGACGGCGACCCGGGTGCCGGCCGGGAAGCAGCTGAGGCAGTCGTCCAGAAGCCCGTGATCCGCCCGCAGCGTAGGAGGCAGCTGGAGCAGCACCGGGCCGAGCCGGTCACCGAGACCGGCGGCGTGGCTCATCAGCCGGTGTACGGGCTCCTCCGGGTCGCGCAGCCGCTTGACGTGGGTCAGGAAGCGGCTCGCCTTGACGGCGACGACGAAGTCCTGCGGTGTGCGGTCCCGCCATGCGGCGAAGGTCTCCCGGGTGGGCAGCCGGTAGAAGGCATTGTTGACCTCCACGGTGGCGAAGCGCGCCGCGTACTCTTCGAGCCACAGCCTCTGCGGCATCCCGGCCGGATACAGGACACCGCGCCAGTCCTTGTACTGCCACCCCGACGTGCCGACGAACAGGGTCATACACCCATCGAAGCACGCACTGTGCCGGTACGAGGTCACACTCGACTGCGCCGCCTGGTGCCATAGGACCGGCCACACCTACCTCGGCCCTGTTCCCCTCGGTGGTGTTGCTCCGAGTTACGCGCTCACCGTCTCCGACAACGCCACGCCCACCCACCCTCCAGCCTCCCTGGAGGCTGGATCCAGGACCGCGCACCGGCTCATGAAGCAGCCGCCGAGCCTCCTTCAGCCGGCGGTGGCACGCGGTGGTCCGCTCGAGCCTCGGACCACCAGATGTGTGGGGACCGTGAGGGTGCGGGCTCGAGAGCGGTCGCCGTCCAGGCGGGCGAGGGCGGTTCTGGCCGCGGCTTCGCCGATGGCTGCCGGGTCCTGGGCCACCACGGTCAGCGCCGGTTCGAGCACCTCGGCGAGCGGAAGGTCGTCGAAGGCGACCAGGGCGACGTCTTTACGTGCTGAGCGGGCGAGTTGGGCGACGACTCCCAGGGCCACGATGTTGTTCGCCGCGAACAGGGCGGTGGGCGGATCCGGCAGCCGCAGCAGTGCGGTGGTTGCGGCGGCGGCGGTCTCCTGGCCGTGCGCCCCTGTCACGAGAGTTCGGTCGTAGGGCAGATCCGCCGCCGCGAGCGCGGAGCGGTAGCCGGCGAGGCGCTCGCGGCGGGTGTAGAGCTTGGGGGGGAGGTCGCCGATGAATCCGATGCGCTGGTGGCCGTGTGCGATGAGGTGGGAAACGCCCTCCTGGACACCGGTTCGGTTGGAGCTGACGACGCAGTCGGCCGACAGTCCGACTCCCGGGCGGTCGAGGAAGAGGATGGGCAGTCCGGCCGCGCGTGATGCCTTGAGGTAGCTGTGGTCGGCCCCGAATGCGGGAACCACCATCAGCATGCTGACGCGCCGGGCCAGGAAGGTCTGGGTCAGCACTCGCTCGCGTTCCGGGTCTTCGGCCGATGAACCCATGAGCAGGGTGAGTCCCCTGCTTCTCACCACGTCCTCGATGCTGCCGGCCACCGTTCCGAAGAACGGGTTGCCCAGGTCCGGTACCACAAGCCCGACGGTGGTGTCAGGGCCCCCTACACGGATGTTGCGGGCCATGAGGTTCGGCTGGAAGCCCAGCTTCGCCACCGCGGCGAGCACGCGCTCCCGTGTCTGCGCCGAGCTCGGTCCGTCCTCGTTGAGTACCCGGGAGACCGTCTTGGCGCTGACGCCCACCTCTCGGGCGACATCGGCCAGAGTGGGGCGGCGAGTCGCGGCCATGTACCACCGTTCCTGTGCGTTCGTCGGGCCCGACCCCGCGAGGGCCGGGCCCGGTATTCTCTCTGAGGTGTTGATTCAGTGGGCTGTCACGCCTGCCGCCTTGGCGGCGTCCGCGTCGGAGACGACGGTACCGCCCTCCTCGACACGCAGCGCCCCGGTCATGATGGCGACGACCTCGGCCATGGAGTAGTCGGACGGCTTGATGAGGGCCTCACGTCGGCCGAGCCGGTGTACGTGGATGCGGTCGGCGATTTCGAAGACGTGCGGCATGTTGTGGCTGATCAGGACCACGGGCATGCCCTTGTCGCGGACCCGGCGGATCAGGTCGAGGACCTGTCCGGATTCCTTGACGCCCAGCGCGGCCGTGGGCTCGTCCATCACGACGACACTGCGGGCCCAGGCGACCGAGCGGGCCACGGCCACGGCCTGCCGCTGGCCGCCGGAGAGAGTCTCCACCGGCTGGGACAACGACCGCAGACCGATCTTGAGGTCCGCCATGTGGGCCGCTGCCTCCTGCCGCATCCGCTTCTTGTCGAGCATGCGGAACGCGCTGCCGAGCAATCCGGGCCGGCGCAGCTCGCGTCCGAGGAACATGTTGGAAGCGATGTCCATGGAGGCTGCCACGGCCAGGTCCTGGTAGACGGTCTCTATGCCGTGCTGCCGGGCGCTCTGCGGGCCGCTGAACCGGATGGGCTCGCCGTTCAGCCGTATCTCCCCCTCGTCCGGGGTGATCGCGCCGGTCAGTGCCTTGATCAGGCTGGTCTTGCCCGCTCCGTTGTCGCCGATGACGGCGAGCACCTCGCCAGGCAGCAGGTCGAAGTCGGCACCGTCGATGGCGGTGACGTGGCCGTACCGCTTGACCAGGCCGCGGGCCTGGAGGACAGGGGTGTCGGTGCTCATCGGGCCTTCTTCCGGGAGATCTGGTCGACGGTCACGGCCAGGATCACCAGGGCGCCGGTGATCAGAGTCTGGTAGATCGAGGCGACACCCATCAGCTGGAGGCCGTTGCGGAACACGCCGACGATGAGGACGCCGACGAAGGTGCCGAGAACGGCGCCGCGCCCGCCGAAGAGGCTGGTTCCGCCGAGGACGACGGCGGTGATGCTGTCCAGGTTGTCGGTCTGGCCCGCCTGCGGGTCGCCGACGCCGGTGCGGGAGATCAGGAGAAGTGCGGCGATCCCGTACACGAGTCCGGCCAGGGAGTAGATGCCGATCGTCAGTCGGGACGTGCGGATGCCGTTGAGGCGGGCGGCCTCAGGGCTGTTGCCGAGTGCGTACACGTGCCGGCCCCAGGACGTGCTGCTCAGCGCGTACGCGAAGAGCAGGAACAGGGCGATCGTCACGAGTGAGCCGTACGTGATGTCGGTGTTGCCCAGCGGGAACGTCTCACCGAGGGCGGTCAGCGGCGCCGGGACGTTCGTGACCGTCTGCTCGGCGGAGTAGATGTGGGTCAGGGCGAACGCCACGTTGAGCATGCCGAGGGTCACGATGAACGGCGGCAGCGGGATCAGCTGCACGAGCAGGCCGTTGACCAGTCCGAAGCCTCCGCAGACCACGAGTCCCAGGGTGATCGCGGCGATCGGCGGAAGGGTGCCCTCGGCCGCCATCTTGGCGATGACGATGCTGCCGAACGCCATCACGGCACCGCAGGAGAGGTCGATGCCCGCCGTAAGGATGATCAGGGTCTGACCGATGGCGAGCGTGCCCACGACCATGACCTGCTGGACGATCAGGGAGAAGTTGCCACCGGTGAGGAACTGCTCGGTCGTCAGGGAGAAGAAGACGCAGGCGAGTAGGAGGGCGGCGACTGGGCCCGCGGTCGGTGTGGTGAGCAGCCGGCGGACCGCGGTCGGTCCTTTCAGCTGGGCGTAGGGCGTGGTGGTGGCAGTCATTGGGGTCCTTGCCGGTGGTGGTTGTTCGCCGGTGGTGGATGTGGAGGGCGGTCCGGCCCCGGCTACAGGGGCGGGGCGGGACCGGCCGGCCGACGCCGGGGCTCAGCCCCAGCAGTTCTCCAGGCCGTACGCGGTGTCCTTGGCGTCGACGCCTGACTGCGTGCTGTCGGTGATCAGGGTGACGCCGGTGTCGGTGTAACCGGATGCCTTCTTGCCGTCCTTGGCAAAGTCCGCGACGGCCTTCACGCCGAGGGACGCCATCTTGAGCGGGTACTGCTGCGAGGTCGCAGCGATCTTGCCTTCCTGGACGGCCTTCGTGCCGGTGCAGCCGCCGTCGACGGAGACGACCAGCACCTTCTTCTCCAGACCCTTGGCCTTCAGCGCGGTGTAGGCGCCCAGAGCCGCCGGCTCGTTGATCGTGTAGACGACGTTGATGTCCGGCGCCTTCTGCAGACAGTTCTCCATCGCGGTCTGCCCCTTGGCCTGGTCTCCGCCGGTGTCCTGCATGCACACGACCGAGGAGTCGCCCTCCGGGACGCCGAAGCCCTTGAGGAAGCCCTCGTGCCGCTGCACGCCCACAGCCACTCCGGGCGCGAGGTCAAGAGTGGCGATCTTCGCCTGCTTGCCGGCCATGGCGGCCCTGGCGTACTGGCCGATGAGCTCGCCGGCCTTGACGTTGTCGGTGGCGAACAGGGCGTCGGTGGCGTCCTGCGGCTCGGTCGGGCTGTCAAGGGCGATGACCAGGACGCCCTTGGCGCGGGCCTTCTCGAGGGCGGGGACGATCGCCTTGGAGTCGTTGGGCGTGATGAGGATGCCCTTCACACCGGAGTTGACCATGTTCTCGATCGCGGTGACCTGGCCCGCGTTGTCGCCGTCGAACTTTCCGGCCGCGCTGACGAGCTCGACGCCGCTGTCCTTCGCGGCCTGCTCGGCGCCCTCCTTCATCTTCACGAAGAACGGGTTCGTGTCCGTCTTGGTGATCAGGCCGACCTTCACCGATCCACTGGACCCGCCCTGCGAGCCGGAGCCGCAAGCGGTCAGGGCCAGCGCCCCGACGGCGGCGCAAGCGGTGACGCGGACAAGGGTGGGAACGGCACGGTTCCTACGGGACATGAATGACTCCTGCGGGGTTCGGGCGGAGCGGCCGCGCTGGTCGGACGGGCTGCGGCGCGGGGGAGGTCGCTGCTGTGCGGCGAGTGTCATCGTTAACACATGTCATCGTTGACACCGCTTGCGGAGGATGATGGACTCCGACTCCACGCAACGTCAATGCCTTGGCACCGTCACAAATCGGCAACGTCGAAGAAGGGTCGTACTTCGATGACGCCGCCCCTCGTGAACCTCCCTGCTGCGCACCGCTACCGCGCCGCCCCAACTGGAGAGAAGCAGTCATGCGCCTGCCTCGGGTCACCGTCCTAGGAGAATGCGTCGCCGACGCCTTCACCGTCCCCGTCCCCACGTCGGGTGAGTTCGCTCCCGAGCTCGCTCTGCGGGTCATGCCGGGCGGTGGCCCGGCGAACACGGCCGTGGCACTCGCCCGGTTGGGCACGTCCGTCCGCTTCCTGGCTCGGCTGTCGGACGACGTCTTCGGTCGGCTCTTCCGTGCTCACCTCGAGGCATCCGGCGTCGATCTGTCCCGGGCGATACGCGCTCACGAGCCCAGCACCCTGGC contains:
- a CDS encoding DUF72 domain-containing protein, translated to MTLFVGTSGWQYKDWRGVLYPAGMPQRLWLEEYAARFATVEVNNAFYRLPTRETFAAWRDRTPQDFVVAVKASRFLTHVKRLRDPEEPVHRLMSHAAGLGDRLGPVLLQLPPTLRADHGLLDDCLSCFPAGTRVAVEPRHDSWWTPAVRSVLERRGAALCWADVQARPVTPLWRTAEWGYVRFHVGRARLWPHYGRQSLQTWVRRIAATWPDDHEVYAYFNNDPHAAAVLDALVFARAGTAAGLTVSRTPQRLPSDTEAAANS
- a CDS encoding LacI family DNA-binding transcriptional regulator, encoding MAATRRPTLADVAREVGVSAKTVSRVLNEDGPSSAQTRERVLAAVAKLGFQPNLMARNIRVGGPDTTVGLVVPDLGNPFFGTVAGSIEDVVRSRGLTLLMGSSAEDPERERVLTQTFLARRVSMLMVVPAFGADHSYLKASRAAGLPILFLDRPGVGLSADCVVSSNRTGVQEGVSHLIAHGHQRIGFIGDLPPKLYTRRERLAGYRSALAAADLPYDRTLVTGAHGQETAAAATTALLRLPDPPTALFAANNIVALGVVAQLARSARKDVALVAFDDLPLAEVLEPALTVVAQDPAAIGEAAARTALARLDGDRSRARTLTVPTHLVVRGSSGPPRATAG
- a CDS encoding ATP-binding cassette domain-containing protein produces the protein MSTDTPVLQARGLVKRYGHVTAIDGADFDLLPGEVLAVIGDNGAGKTSLIKALTGAITPDEGEIRLNGEPIRFSGPQSARQHGIETVYQDLAVAASMDIASNMFLGRELRRPGLLGSAFRMLDKKRMRQEAAAHMADLKIGLRSLSQPVETLSGGQRQAVAVARSVAWARSVVVMDEPTAALGVKESGQVLDLIRRVRDKGMPVVLISHNMPHVFEIADRIHVHRLGRREALIKPSDYSMAEVVAIMTGALRVEEGGTVVSDADAAKAAGVTAH
- a CDS encoding ABC transporter permease, producing MTATTTPYAQLKGPTAVRRLLTTPTAGPVAALLLACVFFSLTTEQFLTGGNFSLIVQQVMVVGTLAIGQTLIILTAGIDLSCGAVMAFGSIVIAKMAAEGTLPPIAAITLGLVVCGGFGLVNGLLVQLIPLPPFIVTLGMLNVAFALTHIYSAEQTVTNVPAPLTALGETFPLGNTDITYGSLVTIALFLLFAYALSSTSWGRHVYALGNSPEAARLNGIRTSRLTIGIYSLAGLVYGIAALLLISRTGVGDPQAGQTDNLDSITAVVLGGTSLFGGRGAVLGTFVGVLIVGVFRNGLQLMGVASIYQTLITGALVILAVTVDQISRKKAR
- a CDS encoding sugar ABC transporter substrate-binding protein, whose translation is MSRRNRAVPTLVRVTACAAVGALALTACGSGSQGGSSGSVKVGLITKTDTNPFFVKMKEGAEQAAKDSGVELVSAAGKFDGDNAGQVTAIENMVNSGVKGILITPNDSKAIVPALEKARAKGVLVIALDSPTEPQDATDALFATDNVKAGELIGQYARAAMAGKQAKIATLDLAPGVAVGVQRHEGFLKGFGVPEGDSSVVCMQDTGGDQAKGQTAMENCLQKAPDINVVYTINEPAALGAYTALKAKGLEKKVLVVSVDGGCTGTKAVQEGKIAATSQQYPLKMASLGVKAVADFAKDGKKASGYTDTGVTLITDSTQSGVDAKDTAYGLENCWG